The Mytilus edulis chromosome 12, xbMytEdul2.2, whole genome shotgun sequence genome contains a region encoding:
- the LOC139498314 gene encoding uncharacterized protein, whose translation MSCEMADLIPSTSFESSVMQYVKEDEEAMFFARRTDFLSGRYFLKSKFHETFLTNIQACRQGITRTNYVSGIQGLGKTSSVLYYVLECRKKGDDGIHYFDLEKIISKDKKLNTFNEFSKKFDDGHCVVIDHVTRHNSCYLDNIRELTSEKEINFIFIESGFTASAHYLLDFGKDLQLDEDSFLRIWKISLESLGYHNSRLTAIGDEVYALFSDRFILTPELLHSVLDYFMKRSSLMVTEVLRQYTLDRQNEIASFEVYPSGRKSSCKEYEKFELHTIILLEYIPDRGECIFTENEASFLKMAVNIFEMKKCRVTRNDLETNLEVLRLDLDEGDFYIKARHLVPYLANDWRRRLPFHFEEMLEKVAGDEIFAIMFQNGGARKEFKELLLETQQKVGLVILPEIKVSETVYLKSDTEHNISQTNKLKLVVMPSQNFRTPDTSLDSYQSDLPENFKGHLRNVALFGVYLQQQIASMGDFVAFPQSQTLMGFDYVVHQQIEAEENCPPTKKAKTKKNSVLYLIQVATGSRSHRGDTMGRALDVMKKIFSDGDVTLHTVVIIARDDDKPYTLNRCSFENLSVINLYTRNSDGIQTILQMNRLLYRFYTHLIENKLDATYFVR comes from the coding sequence ATTCCGAGCACTTCATTTGAATCAAGTGTCATGCAATATGTAAAGGAGGACGAAGAAGCAATGTTTTTTGCAAGGAGAACTGATTTTTTATCAGGAAGATACTtcttaaaatcaaaatttcatgaaacattTCTTACAAACATCCAAGCTTGTAGACAGGGTATAACACGCACGAATTACGTGAGTGGAATTCAAGGGTTAGGCAAAACATCATCTGTGTTATACTATGTTCTGGAATGTAGAAAAAAAGGAGATGATGGAATTCATtattttgatttagaaaaaataatttccaaGGATAAAAAGTTGAATACTTTTAATGAATTTTCTAAAAAGTTTGATGACGGTCATTGTGTTGTTATTGATCATGTGACTAGACACAATTCGTGTTACCTTGACAACATAAGGGAGTTAACCAGTGAGAAAGAAATTAATTTCATCTTCATTGAGTCAGGTTTTACAGCAAGTGCACATTATTTACTAGATTTTGGCAAAGATTTGCAGTTGGATGAGGACTCTTTTTTGAGAATCTGGAAAATATCTTTGGAGTCACTAGGTTATCATAACTCTAGACTAACAGCGATTGGGGATGAAGTTTATGCTTTATTTTCAGACAGATTCATCCTGACCCCAGAATTGCTTCATTCTGTGCTAGATTATTTCATGAAAAGGTCTAGTCTTATGGTTACTGAAGTTTTGAGACAGTACACTTTAGACAGACAAAATGAAATTGCAAGCTTCGAAGTATATCCATCAGGAAGAAAAAGTAGTTGTAAAGAATATGAAAAGTTCGAACTCCATACAATAATTTTACTGGAATATATTCCAGACAGAGGAGAATGTATCTTTACCGAAAACGAGGCAAGTTTTTTAAAAATGGCTGTGAacatatttgaaatgaaaaaatgcaGAGTCACCAGAAATGATTTAGAAACTAATTTGGAAGTCTTACGACTTGATCTTGACGAAGGAGATTTCTATATTAAGGCCAGGCATCTTGTACCTTATTTAGCAAATGATTGGCGCAGACGACTTCCCTTTCATTTCGAAGAGATGCTTGAAAAAGTAGCCGGTGATGAAATCTTTGCAATTATGTTTCAGAATGGAGGGGCAAGAAAAGAATTTAAAGAACTGCTGTTAGAAACGCAGCAAAAAGTAGGGCTGGTCATCTTACCAGAAATCAAAGTTTCGGAAACAGTTTATCTTAAATCTGATACCGAGCATAATATTTctcaaacaaataaattaaaacttgtGGTCATGCCATCTCAAAATTTTCGGACTCCTGATACATCTTTAGATTCTTACCAAAGTGATTTACCTGAAAATTTTAAAGGTCATCTAAGAAACGTTGCTTTGTTTGGTGTGTATCTTCAACAACAGATTGCATCAATGGGTGACTTTGTTGCTTTTCCGCAATCCCAAACTTTAATGGGATTTGATTATGTTGTTCATCAGCAAATTGAGGCTGAAGAAAACTGTCCTCCCACGAAAAAGGCCAAGACTAAAAAAAACTCTGTGTTGTACCTTATTCAAGTGGCAACTGGTTCCCGTTCTCATAGAGGGGACACTATGGGTAGAGCTCTGGACGTGATGAAGAAGATATTTTCTGACGGGGATGTTACCTTGCATACTGTTGTTATCATTGCCAGAGATGATGACAAACCTTACACTTTGAATAGGTGTAGTTTCGAAAATCTATCAGTTATTAACTTGTATACCAGGAATTCAGATGGCATTCAGACTATACTACAAATGAACAGGCTCCTGTATAGATTTTATACTCATTTGATTGAGAACAAACTGGATGCAACCTATTTCGTTAGATAA